A DNA window from bacterium contains the following coding sequences:
- the lpxD gene encoding UDP-3-O-(3-hydroxymyristoyl)glucosamine N-acyltransferase — MIRLGDIAEHVGGRVAGDPETPIADIAQVDDVRPGEITFAVNAGFLARAIERGAAAVLVPAEFEAPLPRVVVAEARLAAIMTAMLLHPPRERAAGRVPDAHVDADALVDPSATIMPGAYVGAGASIGAGSVLMPGAVVEEDARVGAACVLHPNVTVKERCMLGDRVILHAGVVIGADGFGYFEEGGRRVKIPQLGTVIVEDDVEIGAHSCVDRATIGRTVIGAGTKIDNLVQVGHNCLIGKNCILVSQVGLAGSVRIGDGAILAARAGVADNVAVGAHAVVGGMSGVARDVPEGAQVAGAPAYSGVDWRRNVAIMPDLHRTVRLVQRLSERVEELEAKIASKEDKS, encoded by the coding sequence ATGATCCGATTGGGCGACATCGCCGAACACGTCGGCGGACGCGTCGCCGGTGATCCCGAAACGCCGATCGCCGACATCGCGCAGGTCGATGACGTGCGCCCTGGCGAAATCACGTTCGCGGTGAACGCCGGTTTTCTCGCGCGCGCTATCGAGCGAGGCGCGGCGGCCGTGCTCGTCCCCGCCGAATTCGAAGCGCCCCTGCCGCGCGTCGTGGTCGCCGAAGCGAGGCTCGCCGCGATCATGACCGCCATGCTGCTGCATCCCCCGCGCGAGCGCGCCGCGGGCCGTGTGCCCGATGCGCACGTCGATGCGGACGCGCTTGTCGATCCGTCCGCCACGATCATGCCCGGCGCGTACGTCGGCGCGGGCGCATCGATCGGCGCGGGTTCGGTGCTGATGCCCGGCGCGGTCGTGGAAGAAGACGCGCGTGTCGGCGCCGCGTGCGTGCTGCATCCGAATGTCACCGTGAAGGAACGATGCATGCTGGGCGATCGCGTCATCCTGCATGCGGGCGTCGTGATAGGCGCGGACGGCTTCGGCTATTTCGAGGAAGGCGGCCGTCGCGTGAAGATCCCGCAACTCGGCACGGTCATCGTCGAGGACGACGTGGAGATTGGCGCTCACTCGTGCGTCGATCGTGCAACGATCGGGCGCACGGTGATTGGCGCGGGGACGAAGATCGACAACCTCGTACAGGTCGGCCACAACTGCTTGATCGGGAAAAACTGCATCCTCGTGTCGCAGGTCGGGCTCGCCGGTTCCGTGCGCATCGGCGACGGCGCGATCCTCGCGGCGCGCGCCGGCGTCGCGGACAACGTCGCGGTCGGCGCGCACGCGGTGGTCGGAGGCATGAGCGGCGTGGCGCGTGACGTTCCGGAGGGCGCCCAGGTCGCGGGGGCGCCCGCGTATTCCGGCGTGGATTGGCGGCGCAACGTCGCCATCATGCCGGATCTGCACCGCACGGTGCGCCTGGTGCAACGCCTGTCGGAGCGCGTCGAGGAACTCGAAGCGAAAATCGCGTCGAAGGAGGACAAATCTTGA
- the lpxA gene encoding acyl-ACP--UDP-N-acetylglucosamine O-acyltransferase codes for MTARVHPTAVVADSAHLADGVEIGPHAVIEDGVSIGEGTRVFAGAVIKTGTSLGAGNVVKEHAVLGGDPQHTGYRGEPTYLVIGDRNMIGEGVTIHRAYRAGEATRVGNGCYLMALSHIGHDCAVGDGCVMTNFAALAGHCVMEDRAILGGYAAAHQFCRIGTLAMLGGDAKTARDAVPYMTYLGAPAHPISVNLVGLRRAGISEETRTAIRQAYRILFKSGLEPDQAAVRLREDIPASPERDHIIEFIETTRRGIAF; via the coding sequence TTGACGGCGCGCGTTCATCCCACCGCCGTCGTGGCGGATTCCGCGCACCTCGCGGACGGCGTCGAAATCGGCCCGCATGCGGTCATCGAGGACGGCGTATCGATCGGCGAGGGCACCCGCGTTTTCGCCGGCGCGGTCATCAAGACGGGAACTTCGCTTGGCGCCGGCAATGTCGTGAAGGAACACGCGGTGCTTGGCGGCGATCCGCAACACACGGGATACCGCGGCGAGCCGACGTACCTGGTCATCGGCGATCGCAACATGATCGGCGAAGGCGTCACCATCCATCGCGCCTATCGCGCGGGCGAGGCGACGCGCGTCGGCAACGGCTGCTACCTCATGGCGCTTTCGCACATCGGGCACGATTGCGCCGTCGGTGACGGATGCGTGATGACGAACTTCGCCGCGCTCGCCGGGCATTGCGTGATGGAGGATCGCGCGATCCTCGGCGGATACGCGGCGGCGCACCAGTTCTGTCGCATCGGCACGCTGGCCATGCTCGGCGGCGACGCGAAGACCGCCCGTGACGCGGTGCCGTACATGACTTATCTCGGAGCGCCCGCGCACCCGATCTCCGTCAATCTCGTCGGCCTTCGCCGCGCGGGAATCTCCGAGGAAACGCGCACGGCGATCCGCCAGGCGTACCGCATCCTGTTCAAAAGCGGCCTTGAGCCCGACCAGGCGGCGGTGCGCCTGCGCGAGGACATCCCGGCGTCGCCGGAGCGGGATCACATCATCGAATTCATCGAGACGACCAGGCGCGGCATCGCGTTTTAG
- a CDS encoding Gfo/Idh/MocA family oxidoreductase: MPPMRVGVVGVGHMGQYHVGAYSEIANAQIAGVADPRAEGIRELAGSLGIDVFEDYRDLYGKVDAVSVAVPTSLHFGVVKDLLEQGIHVLVEKPIAPSMDEARALFEIAGQRNLQLQIGHVERFNAAVLEIKKIIDAPYLIESRRIGPFTGRSTDMGVVLDLLIHDVDIVMNLVDRPVTRVLALGRPIVSEREDLVSVLLEFEGGAIANLTASRVSEFKSRTLSVSQKGAYIALDYTNQEIDIHHQAASSYVLSTTQLKYKQESFIERIFVHKQNPLRLELQHFLECVAGVTPRMTTPEQELRSLRVALDVLALTRKSEGAPS, from the coding sequence ATTCCGCCCATGCGCGTCGGCGTCGTGGGCGTGGGGCACATGGGGCAATATCACGTGGGCGCGTACAGCGAAATCGCGAACGCCCAGATCGCGGGCGTCGCCGATCCGCGCGCCGAGGGCATCCGCGAGTTGGCGGGATCGCTCGGCATCGACGTCTTCGAGGATTACCGGGATCTCTACGGCAAGGTGGACGCGGTATCCGTCGCCGTTCCGACCAGCCTGCATTTCGGCGTGGTGAAGGATCTGCTCGAACAAGGCATCCACGTGCTCGTCGAAAAGCCCATCGCGCCGTCGATGGACGAGGCGCGCGCGCTTTTCGAGATCGCCGGTCAAAGGAATCTTCAACTGCAAATCGGGCACGTCGAGCGATTCAACGCGGCGGTGCTCGAGATCAAGAAAATCATCGACGCGCCGTACCTCATCGAAAGCCGCCGCATCGGGCCGTTCACCGGGCGCTCCACCGATATGGGCGTCGTGCTTGATTTGCTGATCCACGACGTGGATATCGTCATGAATCTCGTGGACCGGCCGGTGACGCGCGTGCTGGCGCTGGGGCGCCCGATCGTTTCGGAACGCGAGGATCTCGTGAGCGTGCTTTTGGAGTTCGAGGGCGGCGCCATCGCGAATCTCACCGCGAGCCGCGTGTCGGAGTTCAAAAGCCGCACGTTGTCGGTCAGCCAGAAGGGCGCGTACATCGCGCTCGACTACACGAACCAGGAAATCGACATCCACCATCAGGCGGCGTCGAGCTATGTCCTTTCGACGACGCAGCTCAAATACAAGCAGGAAAGCTTCATCGAGCGCATCTTCGTGCACAAGCAGAATCCGCTGCGCCTGGAGCTGCAACATTTTCTGGAGTGCGTCGCGGGCGTGACGCCGCGCATGACGACGCCGGAGCAGGAGCTGCGCAGCCTGCGCGTCGCGCTCGACGTTCTGGCGCTGACGCGCAAGTCGGAGGGCGCGCCTTCGTGA
- the lpxI gene encoding UDP-2,3-diacylglucosamine diphosphatase LpxI (LpxI, functionally equivalent to LpxH, replaces it in LPS biosynthesis in a minority of bacteria.): MKKARPTLGLIAGAGDLPSEAARSARRQGYRVIAAALAEANARIAATLADRVETLSIGKAGALIDLFRGEGVTDVVIVGKVDKSLNFANLEFDEAALAILSRLASRADMAIGHALIDELTDQGFAVRAQTDFLDTLVAPKGAIAGTLANERGTDVVAGLRVARALTELDVGQTVVVRAGAVIAVEAFEHTDATIRRAGRLAHGDLVVVKLARPDQDMRFDVPAVGVKTLRVMADAGADALAIEAGKTLVLDKPRFARLAERLGIAVVGVARDDEEIAPCEPAAS, from the coding sequence GTGAAAAAGGCGCGGCCGACGCTGGGGCTCATTGCCGGGGCGGGCGATCTGCCGTCGGAGGCCGCGCGTTCGGCGCGCCGGCAAGGCTATCGCGTCATCGCCGCCGCGCTTGCGGAGGCAAACGCGCGCATCGCCGCGACCCTGGCCGACCGCGTCGAAACGCTGTCGATCGGCAAGGCCGGCGCGCTCATCGACCTGTTTCGCGGCGAGGGCGTCACGGATGTGGTCATCGTCGGCAAGGTCGACAAGTCTCTGAATTTCGCGAATCTGGAGTTCGACGAAGCGGCGCTCGCGATCCTTTCGCGTCTGGCTTCTCGCGCGGACATGGCTATCGGCCATGCGCTCATCGACGAGCTGACCGATCAGGGTTTCGCCGTGCGCGCGCAGACCGATTTTCTCGACACGCTTGTCGCACCGAAGGGCGCCATCGCAGGCACGCTCGCGAACGAGCGCGGAACGGATGTCGTCGCCGGTTTGCGGGTTGCGCGCGCTCTCACCGAACTCGATGTGGGACAGACGGTTGTCGTGCGCGCGGGCGCGGTCATCGCGGTGGAGGCGTTCGAGCACACCGATGCGACGATCCGCCGCGCGGGGCGCCTTGCGCACGGCGATCTCGTGGTCGTGAAACTCGCGCGGCCCGATCAGGACATGCGTTTTGACGTGCCGGCCGTCGGCGTGAAGACACTGCGCGTCATGGCCGATGCCGGCGCCGACGCGCTTGCGATCGAGGCCGGCAAGACGCTGGTGCTCGACAAGCCGCGTTTTGCGCGTCTTGCCGAAAGGCTTGGCATCGCGGTCGTCGGCGTTGCGCGCGACGACGAGGAGATCGCGCCGTGCGAGCCGGCCGCCTCCTGA
- the lpxB gene encoding lipid-A-disaccharide synthase — MTGVLDAILAWDRRWFLLINAIDFPGWVYIAGIGTDLGLGLVLTLLLLAGLRVFDPYRFPKNFIVLGLAIAMAGIVNAGVKSTVSRARPLGDATFRALPTDIKEQAFNFGIDVRSYALDSDDEAFADRRLRVIGDAYKRRSFPSGHTAASFAVAAGLIYAFRSRRRWLWLVPAAFVGLTRVAVGAHFPLDVIFGAFVGFGTAGAGLRAFEIFHGLGSRPETYPLPARASGAPPRVMMVAGEASADVYGARVVEEMKKAAPDVRAFGVGGDAMRRAGFDVIADAHELSIVGFTAVLTSLGAIVRIYMRLVRELVARPPDALVCIDLPDFNLMLATQARRRSIPVVFYISPQFWAWRSGRVHGMRESVTRMIVAFGFEEPYYRDARVPVSFHGHPILEVLRRRHATREEALSHFGLDPRRRTLVLAPGSRRNEFKYVRAAMFEAGTRILREMPDWQAAVPIAPRADEDEMRAAANAAGLSATFTRGDNFDLFAAADFGIMCSGTATLEAAVAELPQVIVYRGHPLNILIARTLVNIDRIGLPNIVLGGDTPTFPELVQEDATAGPLAARVLAILKDENECERLRAACRRVRQALRAGETSQNVAREVLELARTR, encoded by the coding sequence ATGACCGGCGTTCTTGACGCGATCCTCGCCTGGGACCGGCGCTGGTTTCTTTTGATTAACGCGATCGACTTTCCCGGTTGGGTTTACATCGCCGGGATCGGCACGGATCTTGGCCTCGGCCTCGTCCTGACGCTGCTGCTTCTTGCCGGTTTGCGCGTGTTTGATCCCTATCGTTTTCCGAAAAACTTCATCGTGCTCGGCCTTGCGATTGCGATGGCGGGGATCGTCAACGCGGGCGTCAAGTCGACTGTCAGCCGCGCGCGGCCGCTCGGCGACGCGACGTTCCGCGCGTTGCCCACGGACATAAAAGAACAGGCGTTCAATTTCGGTATCGACGTGCGCAGCTACGCGCTCGATTCCGACGACGAGGCCTTTGCCGATCGCCGCCTGCGCGTGATCGGAGACGCCTATAAGCGACGCAGTTTTCCCTCCGGCCACACCGCCGCGTCCTTCGCCGTGGCGGCGGGGTTGATTTACGCGTTCCGCTCGCGCCGCCGCTGGCTCTGGCTCGTTCCCGCGGCGTTTGTCGGGTTGACGCGCGTGGCGGTCGGCGCGCATTTTCCGCTCGATGTGATCTTCGGCGCGTTCGTGGGATTCGGTACGGCAGGCGCGGGATTGCGCGCGTTCGAGATATTCCACGGGCTTGGCAGCCGCCCGGAGACTTATCCGCTTCCCGCGCGCGCGTCCGGCGCGCCGCCCCGCGTGATGATGGTCGCCGGCGAAGCGAGCGCGGACGTGTACGGCGCGCGCGTTGTCGAGGAAATGAAAAAGGCCGCGCCGGACGTGAGAGCTTTCGGAGTCGGCGGCGATGCCATGCGCCGTGCGGGTTTCGACGTGATCGCGGACGCGCACGAACTGTCGATCGTCGGGTTCACCGCCGTATTGACGTCGCTTGGCGCGATCGTGCGCATCTACATGCGACTTGTGCGCGAGCTTGTAGCGCGCCCGCCGGATGCGCTGGTGTGCATCGACCTGCCGGACTTCAACCTCATGCTCGCGACGCAGGCGCGCCGCCGCTCGATTCCCGTGGTGTTCTACATCAGCCCGCAGTTCTGGGCGTGGCGGAGCGGGCGCGTGCACGGGATGCGCGAGAGCGTCACCAGGATGATCGTCGCGTTCGGTTTTGAGGAGCCGTATTACCGCGACGCGCGCGTGCCGGTGTCGTTTCACGGGCATCCGATTCTCGAGGTGCTGCGCCGGCGGCACGCGACGCGCGAAGAAGCGCTATCGCATTTCGGCCTCGATCCGCGAAGGCGCACGCTCGTGCTCGCGCCGGGTTCGCGGCGCAACGAATTCAAATACGTGCGCGCCGCGATGTTCGAGGCGGGCACGCGAATTCTGCGCGAGATGCCGGATTGGCAGGCCGCCGTGCCGATCGCGCCGCGCGCGGATGAGGACGAAATGCGCGCCGCGGCAAACGCGGCGGGGTTGTCGGCGACGTTCACGCGCGGCGACAATTTCGATCTGTTCGCGGCGGCGGATTTCGGCATCATGTGTTCGGGCACCGCGACGCTCGAGGCCGCGGTTGCCGAATTGCCGCAGGTCATCGTCTATCGCGGGCATCCGCTGAACATCTTGATCGCGCGCACGCTCGTGAACATCGACCGGATCGGACTCCCGAATATCGTCCTTGGCGGCGACACGCCGACGTTTCCGGAACTCGTGCAGGAGGACGCGACAGCCGGCCCGCTTGCCGCGCGCGTGCTTGCGATCTTGAAGGACGAAAACGAGTGTGAAAGACTCCGCGCCGCCTGCCGCCGCGTCCGCCAGGCTCTTCGCGCCGGCGAGACAAGTCAAAACGTGGCGCGCGAAGTCCTCGAACTGGCCCGCACCCGATGA
- the msbA gene encoding lipid A export permease/ATP-binding protein MsbA: MREYLARYFAKDPESLADFRRLWGYFRPYIARLAISLACALIVAGTTAATAKLLEPVMNEIFVNKDRGFLYLVPWLIIGLFGLKGVFRFLQNYILRSVGERVIRRVRGELYHHYQYLDPAYYAENNVGVMMSRITNDVNMMQRAIPSLESLVREPVTMLGLAIVAFWQFWQGALAILVVIPVTAVPIVIFGRKIRKWVRRGQERMGEMSSILKETFSGVRVIKAFGMEEYEIRRFDRENKRVFEANLRTMFLDELSSPLIEFLAALGGAVVVVSGGLMVMNGRLTTGAFFSFMAAFGLMYEPLKKINKMNVNFQAALAAARRVFSVLDTPPSIDDAPGATELSPIENKIHFDNVRFRYRDDGPFVLDGIDVTVRTGQVVALVGSSGAGKTTFGNLLPRFWDVTEGAIRIDGADIRGVTVKSLRRQIGMVTQDTFLFNDTVLANIAYGDENADRERARACARTAHADGFIEQMPNGYDTVIGEMGVKISGGQRQRLAIARALYKDAPILILDEATSSLDAESEREVQAALEQLLVGRTSFVIAHRLSTIRRADRILVLRDGRVVEDGTHDELIVRDGEYARLYKMQFAETGA, translated from the coding sequence ATGCGCGAATATCTCGCCCGCTATTTCGCCAAGGATCCGGAAAGCCTTGCCGACTTCCGGCGCCTGTGGGGCTATTTCCGTCCTTACATCGCGCGGCTGGCGATTTCGCTGGCGTGCGCGCTCATCGTCGCGGGCACAACGGCCGCGACCGCCAAGCTGCTCGAACCGGTGATGAACGAGATTTTCGTGAACAAGGATCGCGGATTTCTCTACCTCGTCCCTTGGCTCATCATCGGACTGTTCGGGCTCAAGGGCGTGTTCCGCTTTTTGCAAAACTACATCCTGCGTTCGGTGGGCGAGCGCGTCATCCGCCGGGTGCGCGGCGAACTGTATCACCACTACCAGTATCTCGACCCGGCGTATTACGCGGAAAACAACGTCGGCGTGATGATGAGCCGCATCACCAATGACGTGAACATGATGCAGCGCGCGATTCCGTCGCTCGAATCGCTCGTGCGCGAGCCGGTGACGATGCTCGGCCTGGCGATCGTCGCGTTCTGGCAGTTCTGGCAGGGCGCGCTCGCGATCCTTGTCGTCATTCCCGTGACGGCGGTGCCGATCGTCATCTTCGGACGCAAGATCCGCAAGTGGGTGCGCCGCGGACAGGAACGCATGGGCGAGATGAGCTCCATCCTCAAGGAGACGTTTTCCGGCGTGCGCGTCATCAAGGCGTTCGGCATGGAGGAATACGAGATCCGCCGTTTTGACCGGGAAAACAAACGCGTGTTCGAGGCCAATTTGCGCACCATGTTCCTGGACGAGCTGTCGAGCCCGCTCATCGAGTTTCTCGCCGCGCTCGGCGGAGCGGTCGTCGTCGTCAGCGGCGGCCTCATGGTGATGAACGGCCGCCTGACGACCGGCGCGTTCTTTTCCTTCATGGCGGCGTTCGGCCTGATGTACGAGCCGCTGAAGAAAATCAACAAGATGAACGTCAATTTCCAGGCCGCGCTCGCCGCCGCGCGCCGCGTGTTCAGCGTTCTCGACACGCCGCCCTCGATCGACGACGCGCCCGGCGCGACGGAACTTTCGCCCATCGAAAACAAAATCCATTTCGACAACGTGCGTTTTCGCTATCGAGACGACGGCCCGTTCGTGCTCGACGGCATCGACGTCACCGTCCGCACCGGCCAGGTCGTCGCGCTTGTCGGAAGCTCCGGCGCGGGCAAGACGACGTTCGGCAACCTTCTACCGCGCTTCTGGGACGTCACGGAAGGCGCGATTCGCATCGACGGCGCCGACATCCGCGGCGTGACGGTCAAATCGCTGCGCCGGCAGATCGGCATGGTCACGCAAGACACCTTCCTGTTTAACGACACGGTGCTCGCCAACATCGCCTACGGCGACGAAAACGCGGACAGGGAGCGCGCCCGCGCGTGCGCGCGCACGGCGCACGCGGACGGCTTCATCGAGCAGATGCCGAACGGCTACGACACGGTGATCGGCGAGATGGGCGTCAAAATCTCCGGCGGCCAGCGGCAACGCCTGGCGATCGCGCGCGCGCTCTACAAAGACGCGCCGATCCTGATTCTCGACGAGGCGACAAGCTCGCTCGACGCGGAAAGCGAGCGCGAGGTGCAGGCGGCGCTCGAACAACTGCTTGTCGGGCGCACGTCGTTTGTCATCGCGCATCGCCTCTCGACGATCCGCCGTGCCGACCGCATCCTCGTTCTGCGCGACGGCCGGGTTGTCGAGGACGGGACGCACGACGAACTGATTGTGCGTGACGGCGAATACGCGCGCCTTTACAAAATGCAGTTCGCCGAGACCGGCGCATGA
- a CDS encoding glycosyltransferase family 39 protein: protein MKIRPTLAVAGAVALLTGVRLALVGATDLIPDEAYYFFWSRTVAPAYWDQPGGIAFANFLIAAIFGASTFTVRLGAVILAAITTAFVYDLGRTTLGDDRRAAAAAILANVVPVFAAGSVLMLHDALLGAALAATIAFFARAILRNQPAAWYAAALAGSVALYAKLSAAILGGGLLAFFVLSRHARRSLARVEPFVAALMVAAFFAPAYLWIRAHESVTLLAVKKLASDASLSGLSRVVSFLDFAGAQALVATPIVFAFVALATWRVLRRPDVAGEGRVFLAALTAGFALYFAAQSFAAKVQGNWAAPMYIPGFILATDYAIARLDRARVRKWALGGIALAAFVTVAGFVHAVHPLPFVPAGMDPATQAHGWSELADRVETILDEHPGAAILARRYQIASELAFYVPEADVFCASHVSRGSQFDIRQDYDDLVGRDVVYVDYQGRSRKLFLHFDAWEELPPHVLGARGAAGKRLNVFFLRGFRKDGPYADYFRAPFDAALVNLRARIDEGSGR, encoded by the coding sequence ATGAAGATTCGCCCGACGCTCGCGGTCGCGGGCGCGGTCGCGCTGTTGACCGGCGTGCGCCTTGCGCTTGTCGGCGCCACCGACCTCATTCCCGACGAGGCGTATTACTTTTTCTGGTCGCGCACGGTTGCGCCCGCCTACTGGGATCAACCTGGCGGGATCGCGTTCGCGAATTTTCTGATCGCCGCGATCTTCGGCGCATCGACATTCACCGTGCGCCTTGGGGCGGTGATCCTGGCCGCCATCACGACCGCGTTCGTGTACGACCTCGGCCGCACGACCCTTGGCGATGACCGCCGCGCGGCGGCCGCCGCGATTCTCGCAAACGTGGTGCCGGTCTTCGCCGCGGGCTCCGTCCTGATGCTGCACGACGCGCTGCTCGGCGCGGCGCTTGCCGCGACAATAGCGTTTTTCGCGCGCGCGATTTTGCGCAACCAGCCGGCCGCGTGGTACGCCGCCGCGCTCGCGGGGTCCGTCGCGCTGTACGCCAAGCTTTCCGCGGCGATCCTCGGCGGCGGGCTGCTCGCGTTTTTCGTGCTCTCGCGCCACGCCCGGCGATCGCTTGCACGCGTGGAGCCGTTTGTCGCCGCATTGATGGTCGCCGCGTTTTTCGCCCCCGCGTATCTTTGGATCCGCGCGCACGAATCCGTGACGCTTCTTGCCGTCAAGAAACTCGCTTCCGACGCGAGCCTGTCGGGACTATCCCGCGTCGTGTCGTTTCTCGACTTCGCCGGCGCGCAGGCGCTCGTGGCGACGCCGATCGTGTTCGCCTTCGTCGCCCTCGCGACGTGGCGCGTGCTTCGCCGACCGGATGTAGCGGGCGAGGGGCGCGTGTTCCTGGCGGCATTGACGGCCGGTTTCGCGCTGTATTTCGCCGCGCAGTCGTTTGCCGCGAAGGTGCAGGGCAATTGGGCCGCGCCGATGTACATTCCGGGCTTCATCCTCGCGACGGATTACGCCATCGCGCGGCTTGATCGCGCGCGCGTGCGCAAATGGGCGCTTGGCGGAATCGCGCTTGCGGCATTCGTGACCGTCGCCGGTTTCGTGCACGCCGTGCACCCGCTGCCTTTTGTCCCCGCCGGCATGGACCCGGCGACGCAGGCGCACGGGTGGTCGGAACTGGCCGATCGCGTCGAGACGATCCTCGACGAGCACCCCGGCGCGGCGATCCTCGCGCGGCGTTACCAGATCGCCTCGGAGCTTGCGTTTTACGTCCCGGAGGCCGACGTCTTTTGCGCGTCGCACGTCTCGCGCGGAAGCCAGTTCGATATCCGGCAAGACTACGACGACCTTGTCGGGCGCGACGTGGTGTACGTCGATTATCAGGGCCGCTCGCGAAAGCTCTTTTTGCACTTTGATGCGTGGGAGGAATTGCCGCCGCACGTTCTGGGGGCGCGCGGCGCGGCGGGTAAACGCCTGAACGTATTTTTTCTGCGCGGCTTCAGGAAAGACGGCCCCTACGCGGACTACTTCCGCGCGCCATTCGACGCCGCGCTTGTGAATCTTCGCGCGCGCATCGACGAGGGGAGCGGGCGTTGA